From the genome of Brevundimonas sp. NIBR11:
CTTAAATGGCCTCGTTCCTGTGCTCGCTACGCGACATTGAAACTAGTTAGCGCATTTGCCTTCCTTGCCCGATAAGCGATTCAAATGAATCACTTAATCGACGGATCGAATCACTTCGCGCGGGGTTCGACTCGTCGCCATGCCCCGCAGAAAGCAGGACCTGGAGCGGACGCCGAGGATGCCGGCGAGCTTCCAACCGTTGTCGCATCCGACGCTCGAGGCGAAGCCGCCGGCAGGGCGCGGGTGGATTCACGAGATCAAGTTCGACGGCTGGCGGGTGCAGCTGAACGTCTCGGGCGGGGTGGCGACCTGGTGGAGCCGGAACGGCAACGACCTGACCGAACGACTACCTCGGCCATCGGCTGATGCGGCCGGGCTGGAAGACTGCATCCTCGACGGCGAGCTGTGCGCGGTCGACGCAGACGGGAACCCAAACTTCTCCCTGCTGAAAGGCTCGATGAACGCGCGGGGCAGCGGCAAACTGGTCTACTTCGCCTTCGACATCCTGTGGCGCGGGGAGAGCGACCTTCGGCCTTACGCCCTCTCGACGCGGAAGAAGGCGCTCTCCGCCGTGCTGGAGGGCGGGACCGAGGCGGCCCGCAAACGCATCCATTACGTCGACCATTTCGAGGGCATCTCCTCGGCCGATCTGATCAAGGCCGCCTGCAATATGCGGCTGGAGGGGATCGTCTCCAAACAGCTGGGCGAAAACTACCGCGCCGGTCGGACGTCGGTCTGGATCAAGTCGAAGTGCCGGCCGGGCCAAGAGGTGGTAGTGGGCGGCTGGAAGTCCGGTTCGGACGGCCGGTTCAAGAGCCTGCTGACCGGTGTCTATGAGCGGGGTGAGCTGCGCTATGCGGGGTCATTGAAGAACGGCTTCCGCGATCGGGACGTGTCGGACCTGCGGCCCCGACTGAAGGCGCTGTCGCGCGCGCGCACGCCGTTCGCCGGCGAACAGCCCAAGGCGACGGGCGGTGATCGTCTGCACTTTGTCGAGCCCGAGTTGGTCGCCCAGGCAGAGATCGCCGAATGGACCGGCAGCGGGCGACTGCGTCAGGCGAGCTTCAAGGGCCTGCGCGAGGACAAGGCGCCGACGGATGTCCGTCGTGAAGGTTGAGCCCGCCATCATCGGCCGGCGGGTGCTGGGGCTGGTCGGCCAAGGATTGCCGGACCATCAGATCCGCTGTCCGGATTGTCGGCAGGTCATCCACATGCGGGATCTGGCGGCGGTGCTGTCGCACGAGCGGCGGCACATAGCGGACGTCGCCAACGTCCGCTGAGGGTGGGAAGCGGACTGCAAACGGCCCCGCCATCGCCAGCGGAGCCGTTTAATTCAGGATTAAGTCGTCAGGCGATGAGGCGGCGACGCTGGATGTAGAGGGCCGCGCCACCGGCCAGGACTGTGCCGAACAGGATCATCGCCCACTCCGTCATTGTCGGGACGGGGACAGGGTTTAGCTCCTCGTAAACTTGGAAGGGCGCGTCGCAGCAGGACCAGCCTCCGCCTTGATTGGTGAAGCCGGAAAGCGCCGTACCGCCAGCATAGTCGTTGGTGAAGGTGATGGCGGTATTGCCAGCGCCAAACACGACCGAATAGGTCTGGCCTGCGATCACCGGGAAGGGCGTGGTCAGGTTGATCGTGGTGAAGCCCGTGTTGTTATCAACAGACTGGGTCAGCGTGACGGCCTGCTGGTAAACGGGGGTGCCCACCATGCCATTCACGCCGCTGCCGTTCGAGCCGTTGTAGATGTACATGGTCGTATTGACGTTGGACCGGGACCTGAAATCGATCCTCGTGATCCGCCCGGTCAGCGTCGCAGTGAAAGACTGACCGACGCCTGGGCCAGGGAGCCCGGTCGCCCCGTTGGGCTGGCTGATAGTCTGCGCGTTGGCGAAGCCGGGCACAGCGGCGATCGCACACAAGGCGAGAAGAAGCGCGGCAAAGCGCGCCGAAAGCTTATTGAACAAGGCGTCCCCCAAAATCAAAGCAGGGACGAAGGTCCGTGCGCTCTTTGTCCGCCGGATTTCGCGAAGATGGTCAACTGACGAAGCGTGACAGGCGAACACCGGGGGCGGACCTATGAACGCCAGATGACCTAGGAACGGCAGGCCGGGCACCCCGTTAACCCTGGGGCGCCGGCCATGGAGCGGTGGCCCGGCATGATGCGCCGCTCCGTCCTCTGAGATGTTGAAACCGGGGACCCCCGTCGGCCTGACAATGGCGGGGGTCTTCGCACTCAGCCATGAAGGACGCGGGCCAGCTGCAGGCCCGCCACGACAAAGCCGACTACGATCACGGCGCTCAAGACCCAGCCCCGGAGCCGATGGAGGACTGTCAGGACCTCGGCCAGCATCAAGGCAACGCCTTGGCGGTCATCACATATTCCATGATGGCTCCCCGGGGCCGCAGGATGAAGTGGACCCGGCCGATGCAGCCGATCCGGCGACAAGCGGTCTCCGCGCCCCACAGCGAGTAGTCCGGCCCCATCACTTGGGCGATCCGTCGCACGTCCGCTTCGATTCGGAGGTCGCACACCGGACATTCGGCGATGACCGGCCAGCGGTTGCGCAGGATCTGATCCACGGTCTGAGAGGCCTCGCGCCAGTCCGCCTCGCGGTAGCGGTCGAGGTTCTTACGACCCATGGGGAAGGATGCCGGCGGCGGCGAGGTCGGGCCCCGCCGGGCAGTCTCTCAGCACATCGAGATACCCGAAAACATCCTGACCAATCTCAGCGAGCCAAGTGTTCAGACGACGACACCATTGCAGGCGCGCGTCG
Proteins encoded in this window:
- the ligD gene encoding non-homologous end-joining DNA ligase, with amino-acid sequence MPRRKQDLERTPRMPASFQPLSHPTLEAKPPAGRGWIHEIKFDGWRVQLNVSGGVATWWSRNGNDLTERLPRPSADAAGLEDCILDGELCAVDADGNPNFSLLKGSMNARGSGKLVYFAFDILWRGESDLRPYALSTRKKALSAVLEGGTEAARKRIHYVDHFEGISSADLIKAACNMRLEGIVSKQLGENYRAGRTSVWIKSKCRPGQEVVVGGWKSGSDGRFKSLLTGVYERGELRYAGSLKNGFRDRDVSDLRPRLKALSRARTPFAGEQPKATGGDRLHFVEPELVAQAEIAEWTGSGRLRQASFKGLREDKAPTDVRREG